Within Paenibacillus albicereus, the genomic segment CCGAAGCCGGTTTTCTGCTCTTCCGAGGGACCTATGCTATGCATTTCCCTCTCCTGCCAACGACTGCTCAGACGCTTAAAGTCCCTTTTATCGCTTCTCCAAACTTCTAACGACGAGTCAGGCGCTTAAACTAGCCTCCAGCCTCTTCCCGCATGTTTTTTCGGCGTTTTGGCATGGCTAAGCCCATCACGCGCCGTTAGATTTGCGGGCTGCCCCCGCTGGGGGTTCTAACGATCTGATTCGTCGTCAGCTGCTCTGATTCGTCGTCAGCCGATCTGATTCGTCGTCAGCTGCTCTGATTCGTCGTTAGCCGATCTTATTCGTCGTCAGCCCCCGTTCACGCCGCGACCGGACAACCCGCCCGCCCTCCCTCCCTGATCCTCCATCGATCCGCGCCCAGTCGCCCGCCGCGCCTCGCCCATACACTGGAACCATCCCTCCAGCGAAAGGAGCTAGCGGCATGTCTAGCGGTGAAAGCGGCGGCGACGCCACCCGGCGGTCCGTCGCCAGCAAGATGGAGAAGACGCAGCGGCTGCTCCAGCACGCGGAGCTCGCCAAGTCCGTGCCCGCGACGCGCTGGCTGAGCGAGGAGTCGCTCGCGGAGATGCTCCGCAAGCACCGCATGGTGTACGTGAAGCCCGACGTCGGCCGGATGGGCATCGGCGTCATGCGCGTCGAGCGCACCGCCAGCGGCTGGGCCTACCAGAGCGGCGAGACGGTGCGCCGCTTCGCGACCCGCAGCGGCCTGTACCGCTCGCTCGCCAAGCGGATCGGCGAGACGCCCTACCTCGTGCAGCGGGGCATCCGCATGCTGGAGCATGAAGGGCGTCCGTTCGACTTCCGCCTCATGATCCAGCAGGGCGAATCCGGCGCATGGGCCTGCAACGGCACAGCAGGGCGCGTCGCCCACCCCGCCAAGATCGTCAGCAACGGCAGCCAAGGCGGCACGATCTTCGAGCCGAGGCGGCTGCTCGAGCCCGCCTTCGGCAAGTCGGAGGCCGAGGCGCTGCGGCGGCGCATGGACCGGATCGCGCTGCAGACGGCAGGCGAGCTCGGCCGATCGTATCCGGCGCTGCGCGAGCTCGGACTCGACCTTGCGGTCGACAAGAGCGGCAAGCCGTGGATTCTCGAGGTGAACACGCGCCCCGATCCGTGCCCGTTCACCAAGCTCGACGATCCGGCGATCATCCGGCGCATCGTCGAGTACGGCAAAGGCTACGGCCGCCGCTACAAGCTGATCTGCAACAAAGCGAAAAAAGCGCCCTGAGGGGGCGCTTTCGTTCGTTCGCATGTGAAAAGGGCATCGCGGCTGCGCGCCCCGATCACCGCCGGGTCCGCTCCCGGCATTTCCTGCGGGCATGACGTCTGCGCGCCTCCGCCCGCACCGCCGGGTCTGCTCCGCGTTAAACCCTCGAAGCATCTACCTGCTTCATTTGATGCCGGAGATGTTGTAGTTCTCGATGATCTGCCGCTGGAAAAAGATGAAGATGACCATGATCGGCAGCACCATGAACGCCGCTCCCGCCATCTGCAGGGCGAAGTTCGTGCCGTGCTGCCCCTTGAGCAGCTGCAGGCCGACCGAGAGCGTGTACAGCTTCTCGTCGTTGGCGATGATGAGCGGCCACAGGAAGCTGTTCCAGCCGCCGATGAACGTCAGGATCGCCTGCACGGCGAGGATCGGCTTGGACATCGGCAGCACGACCTGCGCGAACAGCCGGTACTCGCTCGCGCCATCGAGGCGCGTCGCCTCCATGATCTCCTCCGGCAGCGTGCTCATGAACTGACGGAACAGGAAGATGCCGAACGCGCTCGTGAAGCCGGGCAGCACGATGCCGAGCATCGTGTTGGTCAGTCCGGCGCCGTTCAGGATGAGATAGACCGGGATCATCGTGACCTGGCCGGGAATCATCATCGTGGCGAGCACGAGCAGGAACAGCTTCTCCCGCCCCTTGAACCGATACTTGGCGAAGCCGAAGCCGGCCATCGCGTTCAGCAGCAACCCGACGAACGAGAACAGCGTGATGAGCAGCGTGTTGCTCAAGTAGGTGCCGAAGTCCATCTCCGTGAACAGCCGGGAAAAGTTGTCCCAGGTGAACGCCTCCGGCCAGAGCGTCGGCGGGATGCGCTTGATCTCGCCCTCGGTCTTGAAAGCGGACAGCACCATCCAGACGAACGGCAGCACCATGGCGATGCCGAATACGGTCAGCACGATGCCGGCGGCCCACTGCGAGAGCCTTCCTCTCGGAGCGGCCGCGGCCGGCTTGCGGGTCGTCGCTTGTTTCATGTGAGCCTCCTCCTATTCCTCGGCTTGCTTCCGCTGCAGCCGCAGCTGCACCATCGTGACGGCGATGATGAGGAAGAACAGTACGAACGAGCCGGCGGCCGCATAGCCGAAGTGGCTGTACTGGAAGCCGTTCTGGTAGATGAACAGCGCGGCCGAGACGGTGCCGTTCAGCGGTCCGCCCTCGGTCATGACGAAGGGCTCCTCGAAAAATTGCAGCCAGCCGATCATCGTCGTGACGGTCACGAAGAAGATCGCGAAGCGCATCATCGGCAGCGTGATCCGCGTCAGCTGCTGCCAGCCGCTCGCTCCGTCGAGCTGCGCCGCTTCATAATAGGAGCGGTCGATGCCCTGCAGCGCGGCGATGAAAATAATCATGTTCAGTCCGATGCTCCGCCAGAGCGCCAGCAGGATGAGCGACAGCTTGGCGATCGTCGGCTCGGTCAGCCACGGCACCTTGTCGAAGCCGATCGACGTCAGGATGAAGTTGAACAGCCCGATGCCCGGGTTGTACAGGTAGCTCCAGACGACGGCGACGGCGACGACGTTGGTCACCGAGGGCAGATAGTAGACGACGCGGAACACCTTGAACAGCCGCGAGCGGCCGAAATGGATGAGCAGCGCCACGCCGAGCGAGCAGGCGATGACGAGCGGCACGCCGATGACGACGTAAAAGAGCGTGTTGCGCAGCGCCAGCAGGAACACCGGATCGCCCAGCACGTCGGCGTAGTTGGTCAGGCCGACGAACGAAATGGACGAGTAGTCGGCCAGTCCCGCAAGGTCCATGTCGGTCAAGCTGATGCCCAGGGCGACGAGGATCGGCAGCAGCGAGAACACCGCCAGCAGGAGCAGCGTCGGTCCGATGAATACGTACGGCGCGGCTTTGGAGGAACCCTTCATACACTCACTTCCTTTGCAAGTCGTGGCCGCTCATGACGGCAGGCGGTGGCCGAAAGCGGACCGGATCCGCCTCCGGCCGCCGCCGCGGCCCCTTCGCTCTACTTGTCGAGCAGCTTCTGGGATTGCTCGTTGAACGCCTTCAGCTTCGCATCCAGGTCCGCGTTCGCCCGGTAGATTTCTTCGAACGTCTGCAGGAAGTTCTGCGAGATGTTGTCCCACGGCTTGACGAGCGGCATCGGCTCGGCGTTCTCCAGCTGCTCGCCGACGACCGCCATGTTCGGATCGCCGCTCAGCTGCGGGTCTTCCCAAGCCTTCCGATTGGCCGGCAGCTCGCCGGTCTGCTTCATCCACTCCAGCTGGTTCTCCGGCTTGCTCAGGAACGCGATGAACTTCATCGACTCCTGCTTCTGCTTGCTGAAGCCGAATACGGTCAGGTTCGAGCCGCCGAGCGAGCTCATGTTGTTCTCCTTGGAAGGCAGCACCGCGGTCGCCCACTTACCCTCGATGTCGGGAACCTGATCCCGGATCGTTTTTATCATCCACGGGCCGCTGATGAACATCGGCACCATGCCGTCGCCGCCGAACGTCTGCGACGTATCGAGTCCGAGGTCGACCGGCGCGTAGCCGTTTTTGAAGTAGCCGTCCAAGTAGGCGACCGTATCGCGGAACGCCGGCTGGTCGAACTGCGCCTTGCCGTCCTCGATCAGCTTCGAGCCGTTCTGGCGGGCGAACATGAAGTTCAGCGTCGGCTCCTTCGGATCGAGGCCGATGCCGTACTTGTCCTTGCCGCGCTCGGTCAGCTTCTTGGAGGCGTCGAGCAGCTCGTCCCACGTCTTCGGCGCCTGGTCGTAGCCGACCGACTGGAGCACGTCCGTGCGGTAGAACAGGATGCGCGTCTCGGCCAGCCATGGCACGCCGACCGTCTTGCCGTCGAACTGGGTGGAGGTGACCGTGCCGTCGAAGAAGTTGTCCGCGGCAAGCTCCGGATAGTCGGCCAGGTCGCCGGTCAGGTCGGCCAGCGCGCCGGCCGCGGCGAACTCCGGCATCCACGTCGTGCCCATCTGCAGCACGTCGGGCCCTTTCTTGGACGCGACGGCCGTCAGCAGCTTGTCGTGCGCGCTGCCCCACGGGATGGCCTGCACCTTGATCGAGACGTCCGGATTCTCCTTGGAATAGGCTTCCGCCATCTGCTCCATCGGCTTGCTGCTGTCTCCCATCGCCCATACGTTCAGCACGGTCTTGCCGCCCTCCGCGCCGTCTCCTCCGGACGAGCAGCCTGCCAGCGTTCCTCCCGCCAGCATCGCCGCGGCGAGCGCCGTTCCGATTTTTTTCTTGTCCATTTCGCCATATCCTCCCCTGGTTTCGGTTGCCCCTCGGTATCGGTGAAACGTTTCGAATTGAATTATAGATCAAAATGAAATCGCATTCAAGCCCTCCTGCTGAAACAATTTTTTCTTCATTAATGCCGAAGAGGGAGCTTGAATGGCATGGAAACGGTCTCCGATCTTCGTTTGACTTCTTTTACTGCTTCCGTTTATACTCGTCTTGGTTGTTGTCGAAACGTTTCTATCGTCATGTCCCACGTTCCCGCAAAAGGAGGAAGCACCATGCGATTCCCATCCCAGCCTTCGCCGTCCGCCCGCTGGCGGCTCGAGCGCGACGGCCTTGCCTTCACCTTCCACCCGACCGGCGACCTGTACGAGGCGACCGGCAGCGGCATGATGCTGAACCAGCTGCGCAGCCATCCGCTGGACGGCTCGCTGAACCAGCTGTACCTGCGCGTGCGCGGCCCGCAAGGAATCCGCTCCTGTCCGCTGATCGGCATCGCCTCGGACAGCCGGGTCGGCTGCGGGGAAGGCCGCGTCGTCTGGAGCGGCGAGGCGTTCGGCATCCGCTACGAGGCGGCCTTCCTGCTCGGATCGGGCGGCGTCTGGTTTTGGCGCGTGCGGCTCGACGCGGACGCGCCCGGCCTGGCCGCCGACGTCGTCTATGGCCAGGATATCGGCCTCGGGGCTCCGGCCGCCGTGCTCGGCAACGAAGCGTACAACGCCCACTACCTCGATCATTCGGCGTACGAGGATGAACGCCGCGGCTGGATCGTCTGCACCCGCCAAAACCAGCCCCAGGGCGGACGCTTTCCCTATCTGCAGCAAGGCTGCCTGACCGGATCGGTCTCGTTCGCGACCGACGGCTTCTCCTTTTTCGGCCGCTCGTTCAAGGATACGCATCGGCCGGAGGCGCTGGAGCGGGACCGGCTGCCCGGAGAGGTGCTGCAGTACGAATTCGCTTATACGGCGCTCCAGTCCCGCCCGGTCGATCCGGCCGGAGGCGCGGAGATCGCCTTTTACGGGCTGTTCCGGGACGACCATCCCGAGGCGGTGTCGGAGGCCGAGTACGGCGAGATCATCGAGCGGAGCTGGGCGGACATCGTCCGGACCTCCGATGAGCCGGTGCCGCTGCAGCCGGCTCCGCGACGGGCCGCCGATCTCGGCGAGCCGCTGCAGGCGCGCTCCCTGACCGAAGCGGAGATCGCCGAGAGGTACCCGGAGCGGATCGAGGAGGAGCGGCACGGAGACGAGCTTCAGGCCTTCTTCACCCCCGACTACGCGCATGTCGCGCTCAAGGCCAAGGAGCTGCGGCTCGACCGGCCGCACGGGCATATTCTGCTCAGCGGCGCGCCGGATCTGCCGGGAGCGGAAGTGCTCGCCACGACCGCCTATATGTACGGCGTCTTCCATTCGCAGGTCGTCGTAGGCAATACCAGCTTCAATAAGCTGATCGGCCATACGCGCAATGCGCTCAACGCGGCGCATGCGTCCGGCCTGCGCCTGTACGCCGAGCAGGACGGACGATTCCGCCTGCTGGCGATGCCGAGCCTGTTCGAGATGGGCTTCAACTACGCCCGCTGGGTGTATGCGCTGGACGGCGATACGATCGTCGTCACGAGCTGGACGGACGCGGACGCGCCCGGGACGACGCTGAGCGTCGCGTCGGCCGCCGGCCTTCCGCGGCGCTATCTGCTCTCCGCGCAGATCACGATGGCCGAGCGGGAGCTGGAGGCTCCGTATCGGCTGGAGGAACGGCCGGACGGCTCGCTGCGGTTCGCCCCCGGCGACGACTCGCCGATCCGCGCCGCATACCCGGAGCTTGCGTACCGGCTGACGACCGCCGGCGCCGCCGTCGAGCGCTTCGACGACCGCCGGCTGCTGCCTGAGCTGGAGCCCGGCGCATCGCCGCTGCTCGTGCTGCAGACCGGCGCCTCGGCCAGCTGGAGCGTGCGCATCGAAGGCCGGCTGGATGGCCTGCGCGAGCCCGCCGCCGCGGGACCGGATCTCGCGGCAGCGACGGCGCAGTACCGTTCCGGCATGGCCGAGCTGATGCGCGGCTTCCGCCTCGAGCATCCCGGCGGCGATCCGGCCGTCCGGCGGCTCGACGCGCTCGCCTGGTGGTACGTCCACAATATGCGCGTGCACTTCCTGTCTCCGCACGGCCTGGAGCAGTATGGAGGCGCCGCCTGGGGCACGCGCGACGTCTGCCAGGGACCGGCCGAGTTCTTCCTCGCGATGCAGCGCTGGGACGCGGTCCGCGGCATCCTGACGACCGTGTACGAGCATCAGTACGAGCAGAGCGGCGGCTGGCCGCAATGGTTCATGTTCGACCGCTACAGCCGCGTGCAGCAGCACGAGAGCCACGGGGACATCATCGTCTGGCCGCTCAAGCTGCTCGGCGACTACCTCGCCGCTACCGGCGACTTCGGGCTGCTGGACGAGGAGCTGCCGTACACCGACGAGGCGACGTTCGATTTTACGGATCGCCGCCGCCCGCTGCGCGAGCATGTCGAGCGCCAGCTCGACCATATCCGCGAGCGCTTCCTGCCCGGCACGATGCTGTCGGCCTACGGAGACGGCGACTGGGACGATACGCTGCAGCCGGCCCGGCCGGAGCTGCGCGCCTCGATGGCGAGCAGCTGGACCGTCGCCCTGACCTATCAGGCGATGCGCACGCTCGGCCAAGCGCTCGCCTCGGAGCCGCGGCACGCCTCCCTGTCGGAGGAGCTGCTCCGCCTTGCGGACGGCATCCGCCGCGACTTCGCCGCCTACATGGAGCCGGACGGCGTCGTGCCCGGCTTCCTCGATCTGGCCGATCCCGCCCGTCCGGCCAAGCTGCTTCATCCGGACGACGTCCGGACCGGCATCCGCTACCGGCTGCTGCCGATGACGCGCAGCATGATCGCCGAGCTGCTTACCCCCGAGCAGGCCGAGGCGCATCGCGGCCTGATCCAGCGGGAGCTGCGCTTTCCCGACGGCGTCCGCCTCATGAACCGGCCCGCGACCTATGAGGGCGGGGTCAGCGTGCGCTTCAAGCGTGCGGAGCAGGCGGCCAACTTCGGCCGCGAGATCGGGCTGCAATACGTGCATGCGCATATCCGCTATATTGAAGCGATGGCCAAGCTCGGCGAGGCCGAGGAAGCGTGGCAGGCGCTGCAGGTCATCAGTCCGGTCGGCATTCAGGCGACGGTTCCGAACGCCGCGCCGCGTCAGAGCAACGCCTACTTCAGCAGCTCGGACGGCGACTTCGCCACCCGCCGCGAGGCGGCGGAGCGGTTCGAGGAGCTGCGCAGCGGAGAGGCCCCCGTCAAGGGCGGCTGGCGCATCTATTCGAGCGGCCCCGGCATCTACTTGAACCAGCTCGTCTCCAGCGTGCTCGGCATCCGCGCGGCCGCCGGCCGGATCGTGCTCGATCCCGCCCTGCCCGCTTCGCTCGGGTGCCTCGCCGTCCGCTTCGAGCTGGCCGGCCGGCCGGTCCGCATCGTCTACCGCCTGAGCGGCTCCCCGGTGTCCCGCATCACGGTCAACGGACGCGAGGCCGCCTTCTCCCGCCTGTCCCATCCGTACCGGAGCGGCGGCGCGGAGCTGCGCCTGGACGAGCTGGAGCCGCTTTGGACCGACGAGTCCGGGCAGCTGCAGGAGCTTCTCGTCTACGCCTGAGCCCGCCGCCGCAGCCGTACGAGATCAGCGATGGAAAGTTGTGGTATAGTGAACAAAAAGCCTTCCACGGGAGGAATCGCGGTGGTCAGCATCAAGGATATTGCCCGGAAGGCCGGCGTGTCGATCTCGACCGTCTCTTACGCGCTGAACGGCAATCCCAAGGTAACTCCCGAAACGAGCGCCCGCATCCTGGCGATCGCCAAGGAAATGAACTACATTCCCAATGCGGCGGCCCGCCAGCTCAAGAAGCAGGAGTCGAGGATCATCGGCGCGTTCCTGACCGACTTCACGGGAGCGTTCTACGGCGACCTGCTGCAAGGCATGAAGGAAGTGCTCAACCGCAAGGGCTACGACCTGATCGTCTGCAGCGGCCTGCAGTCGCATCGGCTGCTGCCGGAGCGGATGATCGACGGGGCGATCATCCTCGACTCCACGTTCTCCGACGAGGAGCTGCTCGACTACGCGGACCGCGGCCACCGGCTCGTCGTGCTCGACCGCGAGCTGAGCCACCCTGCCGTCAACCAGGTGCTGCTCGACAACAAAGCCGGCGCCAACCTGGCGATGGACTACCTGATCGAGACCGGCCATCGCCGCCTGTACGTCGTCTCCGGCCCTTCCGACAGCTTCGACTCGCGCCAGCGGATGAGCGCCGTGCGCCAGACGCTGAGCCGCCATCCCGAGCTGGACGCCGTCGTGCTCGAGGGCGACTTCAATCAGGGCTCGGGCGAGGCGGCCGGCCGCCTCATCCTGGAGCAGTGGCAAGGACCGGCCGGCGTCTTTTGCCTGAACGACGAGATGGCGATCGGCCTGTTCAACGCCGTCGCCGCGTCGGACTCCGGCATCCGCGTCGGCGAGGAGCTGTCGATCGTCGGCTTCGACAACATCGCCCTCACCCGCTACATCCAGCCCCGCCTGGCGACGATCGAGTACTCCAAGTACCGCTGGGGCGCGATGGCGTCCGAGCAGCTGCTGCGGATGATCGCCGGCGAGGAGGTCGAGCACGAGCGGATCTACGTCTCGCTCGTCGAGAGCGAGTCGGTCCAGGACCGGCGCTGAGCGCCGGACCTGCTTTTCCTGCTCGCCGATCAGGGCGCAGTCGGACCGATCGCCTACCGGCGCGCAGCCTGACCCATAGCGGCTCTCCCGCGGCCCAGCGCCGCGCGGAGAGCCGCTATTTCCTTTTTTTCTCCTGCCGGGAAAAAGATGGATAGCCGCTCCGCATCTGGATCACCCTAATTCCTTCCATCCACTACGACAGAAATCAGGTGATGCGATGACGACATCTCCTACAGCAGCCGAGCACCCGGAAGCGGACCGCCTCGGCCGCTCTCTTGAAGCGAACGCGGAGCGCGTCCGCGAAGATTCGGCTCCAGCCCGGATCTGATTGCCCGGGACTTCCAGGTGAAACTGGACGGCGGAGCGCTCGTGCCCGGCAAGCTCTGGTATATAGACGGCATTTCCAATCCCGCCTCGATGCTGCAGGCGCTCTTCGCCTCCGGCGGCGACAACGGCTCGTCCTGCGGCAGCACGGAGGAGTGGCTCGAGCTGTGCCGCTCCCGCATGCTGCCGGAAGGCGCGATCCACTCGGTGGAGCGCCTCTCGGAAACGTTCGCCATGCTGCTGGACGGCCATACGGTCGTCATGGCGGAAGGGACCTGCTCCGCTCTCGCCGTCGGCACCAAAGAGGTGAAGGCGCGCTCGATCGAGGAGCCGAACGTGCAGTCGGTCGTGCGCGGTCCGCGGGAAGGCTTCACCGAGGTGCTGAGCTGGAATATCGCCATGCTGAGGCGGAAGATCGCGAATCCCGACCTGCGCTTCGAGCCGATGAAGCTCGGGAACGTGACCAACACGGCGGTCACGGTCGCCTATGTCCGAGGCATCGTCTCGCCGGAGGTGCTCGCGGAGGTGAGGAAACGGATGGCGGGCATCGAGCTGGACGGCATCCTGGAGAGCAACTATCGAGGAGTTCATCCAGGACCGCATCTACACGCCGTTCCCGACGATGTTCAACTCGGAGCGGCCGGATGTCGTCGCCGCCGGCCTGCTGGAGGGACGGGTGGCGATCCTCGTCGACGGCACGCCGTTCGCGCTGCTCGCGCCGGCGCTGTTCGTCCAGTTCTTCCAGTCCAGCGAGGACTACTACCAGCGCTCGGACTTCAGCACGCTGATCCGCTTGCTCCGGTTCCTCGCCTTCGTGCTCGCCACGCCCACGCCGTCGTTCTACATCGCCATCACGACATTCCATCAGGAGATGCTGCCGACGACGCTGCTGTACAATCTGGCGAGCCAGCGAGAGGGCGTCCCGTTCCCGGCGTTCATCGAGGCGCTGCTCATGGAAGTGACGTTCGAGATCCTGCGCGAGGCGAGCGTGCGGATGCCCAAGACGATCGGCCAGTCCATCTCCATCGTCGGCACGCTCGTCGTCGGCCAGGCGGCGGTGGACGCCGGGCTTGTCAGCGCCGCCATGGTCATAGTCGTCTCCATCACCGCGATCGCCAACTTCGTCCTCCCGGCGTTCAACATGGGCATCGCCGCCCGCATCATCCGGTTCGGCCTCATGATTCTCGCGGCGTCGTTCGGACTGTACGGCATGTTCATCGGCATCATCGGGCTGGTGCTCCATCTGTGCAGCCTCCGCTCGTTCGGCGTCCCTTACATGGCGCCGCTCGCTCCGTACCAAGCGGAAGACCAGAAGGACACGCTGTTCCGGGTGCCGCTCCC encodes:
- a CDS encoding YheC/YheD family protein, with amino-acid sequence MSSGESGGDATRRSVASKMEKTQRLLQHAELAKSVPATRWLSEESLAEMLRKHRMVYVKPDVGRMGIGVMRVERTASGWAYQSGETVRRFATRSGLYRSLAKRIGETPYLVQRGIRMLEHEGRPFDFRLMIQQGESGAWACNGTAGRVAHPAKIVSNGSQGGTIFEPRRLLEPAFGKSEAEALRRRMDRIALQTAGELGRSYPALRELGLDLAVDKSGKPWILEVNTRPDPCPFTKLDDPAIIRRIVEYGKGYGRRYKLICNKAKKAP
- a CDS encoding carbohydrate ABC transporter permease; translated protein: MKQATTRKPAAAAPRGRLSQWAAGIVLTVFGIAMVLPFVWMVLSAFKTEGEIKRIPPTLWPEAFTWDNFSRLFTEMDFGTYLSNTLLITLFSFVGLLLNAMAGFGFAKYRFKGREKLFLLVLATMMIPGQVTMIPVYLILNGAGLTNTMLGIVLPGFTSAFGIFLFRQFMSTLPEEIMEATRLDGASEYRLFAQVVLPMSKPILAVQAILTFIGGWNSFLWPLIIANDEKLYTLSVGLQLLKGQHGTNFALQMAGAAFMVLPIMVIFIFFQRQIIENYNISGIK
- a CDS encoding carbohydrate ABC transporter permease; amino-acid sequence: MKGSSKAAPYVFIGPTLLLLAVFSLLPILVALGISLTDMDLAGLADYSSISFVGLTNYADVLGDPVFLLALRNTLFYVVIGVPLVIACSLGVALLIHFGRSRLFKVFRVVYYLPSVTNVVAVAVVWSYLYNPGIGLFNFILTSIGFDKVPWLTEPTIAKLSLILLALWRSIGLNMIIFIAALQGIDRSYYEAAQLDGASGWQQLTRITLPMMRFAIFFVTVTTMIGWLQFFEEPFVMTEGGPLNGTVSAALFIYQNGFQYSHFGYAAAGSFVLFFLIIAVTMVQLRLQRKQAEE
- a CDS encoding sugar ABC transporter substrate-binding protein, which translates into the protein MDKKKIGTALAAAMLAGGTLAGCSSGGDGAEGGKTVLNVWAMGDSSKPMEQMAEAYSKENPDVSIKVQAIPWGSAHDKLLTAVASKKGPDVLQMGTTWMPEFAAAGALADLTGDLADYPELAADNFFDGTVTSTQFDGKTVGVPWLAETRILFYRTDVLQSVGYDQAPKTWDELLDASKKLTERGKDKYGIGLDPKEPTLNFMFARQNGSKLIEDGKAQFDQPAFRDTVAYLDGYFKNGYAPVDLGLDTSQTFGGDGMVPMFISGPWMIKTIRDQVPDIEGKWATAVLPSKENNMSSLGGSNLTVFGFSKQKQESMKFIAFLSKPENQLEWMKQTGELPANRKAWEDPQLSGDPNMAVVGEQLENAEPMPLVKPWDNISQNFLQTFEEIYRANADLDAKLKAFNEQSQKLLDK
- a CDS encoding GH36-type glycosyl hydrolase domain-containing protein; protein product: MRFPSQPSPSARWRLERDGLAFTFHPTGDLYEATGSGMMLNQLRSHPLDGSLNQLYLRVRGPQGIRSCPLIGIASDSRVGCGEGRVVWSGEAFGIRYEAAFLLGSGGVWFWRVRLDADAPGLAADVVYGQDIGLGAPAAVLGNEAYNAHYLDHSAYEDERRGWIVCTRQNQPQGGRFPYLQQGCLTGSVSFATDGFSFFGRSFKDTHRPEALERDRLPGEVLQYEFAYTALQSRPVDPAGGAEIAFYGLFRDDHPEAVSEAEYGEIIERSWADIVRTSDEPVPLQPAPRRAADLGEPLQARSLTEAEIAERYPERIEEERHGDELQAFFTPDYAHVALKAKELRLDRPHGHILLSGAPDLPGAEVLATTAYMYGVFHSQVVVGNTSFNKLIGHTRNALNAAHASGLRLYAEQDGRFRLLAMPSLFEMGFNYARWVYALDGDTIVVTSWTDADAPGTTLSVASAAGLPRRYLLSAQITMAERELEAPYRLEERPDGSLRFAPGDDSPIRAAYPELAYRLTTAGAAVERFDDRRLLPELEPGASPLLVLQTGASASWSVRIEGRLDGLREPAAAGPDLAAATAQYRSGMAELMRGFRLEHPGGDPAVRRLDALAWWYVHNMRVHFLSPHGLEQYGGAAWGTRDVCQGPAEFFLAMQRWDAVRGILTTVYEHQYEQSGGWPQWFMFDRYSRVQQHESHGDIIVWPLKLLGDYLAATGDFGLLDEELPYTDEATFDFTDRRRPLREHVERQLDHIRERFLPGTMLSAYGDGDWDDTLQPARPELRASMASSWTVALTYQAMRTLGQALASEPRHASLSEELLRLADGIRRDFAAYMEPDGVVPGFLDLADPARPAKLLHPDDVRTGIRYRLLPMTRSMIAELLTPEQAEAHRGLIQRELRFPDGVRLMNRPATYEGGVSVRFKRAEQAANFGREIGLQYVHAHIRYIEAMAKLGEAEEAWQALQVISPVGIQATVPNAAPRQSNAYFSSSDGDFATRREAAERFEELRSGEAPVKGGWRIYSSGPGIYLNQLVSSVLGIRAAAGRIVLDPALPASLGCLAVRFELAGRPVRIVYRLSGSPVSRITVNGREAAFSRLSHPYRSGGAELRLDELEPLWTDESGQLQELLVYA
- a CDS encoding LacI family DNA-binding transcriptional regulator; translated protein: MVSIKDIARKAGVSISTVSYALNGNPKVTPETSARILAIAKEMNYIPNAAARQLKKQESRIIGAFLTDFTGAFYGDLLQGMKEVLNRKGYDLIVCSGLQSHRLLPERMIDGAIILDSTFSDEELLDYADRGHRLVVLDRELSHPAVNQVLLDNKAGANLAMDYLIETGHRRLYVVSGPSDSFDSRQRMSAVRQTLSRHPELDAVVLEGDFNQGSGEAAGRLILEQWQGPAGVFCLNDEMAIGLFNAVAASDSGIRVGEELSIVGFDNIALTRYIQPRLATIEYSKYRWGAMASEQLLRMIAGEEVEHERIYVSLVESESVQDRR